The following is a genomic window from Sutcliffiella horikoshii.
TGTGAAGCTTAAGCCGTGTTATCTTCTCGTTATCCACATTTGTTGTTTCCATGACAAAGCTTCCATCTTTATTCTGAACAAAATATTCGATAGTGTAACTGCCGTGAGTTCTTCTTTGTCCAGGTGTGGTAGAGTTGGAAACTGCCACATCGTTAATCCCGACTATTTTAATGTTAGCTTCTTTCAACGCAGGGGTATTGTTCTTTAAGTAATTTTTCACATTGTTGATTACTTTTGCTTCATTTGTGCTTGCAAACTTAAGCGGGTTTTGCACGCCAATTTCCTGTGTTGTTCCCCACCATTCCTGTGGTACTTCTAGGTCTAGACTTTCCACTTCAAGTTGTTGAGATCTTAACATAAGATTCCAATCAAAAGCTGGATCGTAAGGGTCTGCCTTTGCGTTTAAATAATCTAACTGGGAACCACCAGGCCATGCACCCTTATTGGCCTCACTATATCCACCATTATTGGAACTAAAAACAGCATCAATTAGACTGCCCTTATATGTTAGAACCTGGCCTTTTGTAGCGTTTACTGCCTCATTTGTGTTCGCATACTTGGATTCATCCCACCAAATGTATCCGTCATAACGTTGTGACCCAACATCATCCGTGATTATTTGATGGACTCTTTTTAACGCATAGGTTCTTGCCGCAACTGCTTGAGCCTTTAATGCTTCAGTATGCCAGCTAGGATAGATTTCACTTGGCAATACGCCTTTAAGGTAATCTTCCATCGGCAATTTGTTGACAGGAACTAGATAATTATTTTCGATCGTAAACCGAATGCCCCCTAAATACGGACGTCCATTTAAACGAATGTAATTGGTCTTTCCGTACTTAACCGGTTTAATTTCAAAGGTTTGATTAAAGCTCTTGATTTTCTTGCTATTTTCATAGAGTTCAATCACACTGCCATTCAATTTCACTTCATAATTTCTATCTTGCTTAAGCTCAAAATCACTGCCTGCCAATTGATAGCTCCCTTTGAAGTTGAAAGGAATAGCCTTTCTTTCTTTCAAGTGATACTTTAATTTCACAGAAACCTCATTTGGTATGGAAGCTTCAGACGAAGCCTCTACCTGTGTGAGGCTCGGCAGGAAAACAAGGCATGCCACAAGCAATGAAACAATCCACTTTTTCATTTTTCTTCCCCCATTGTGTTTCTTTTCTTATTTTTCTACAATCTCAAGCTCTGATTTTCCGGAATAACCATATTCCCCAGTCACTTCGTATGTTTCTTTTACTAATCCATAACCTGGAGCATAATAGCGTGTATAGATGGTATCAGCATTCTCTACTTCGTCTGTCACCTTCTTAATGACATACACATCTTCAAATGATCCATATGCTACATCTAGTTTCACTCCGCTTTCTACTAGTTCCCATTGTGCTGATGCTTCTGAAAGCAACACTTCCGGATTTCCGTTCGGTGTGAACGAATCTAGCAGATTAACAGATGCATCATCTACTGAAACTTCTTCATAAACAAGTGCCACTTCAGTTGGTGTCCATTTATAAATCTGAATAGACTGATTGCCGCCAACCATCATAGCAAACTGTACATATTCATCATTGGCAGCAATAACCTTCTCTGTAACAACAATGTCTTCGCCATCAGTGAACTTCTTTTCCCAGCCAATGCTTGGTTGATATATCTTAAAACCAGGATCTGAAGGTGTTTCATTTTCATCCGCTTCATCTGTTGAAGAAACATCTTCAGGTTTTTCTTCTTCTGTTGTTTCCTCGTCTTCTTTAGTATCGGCAGAACCGGTATCTTCTGAAGTAGATTCTTGTGTTTCTGAGTTCTTTTCATTATTTGTTACGATTTCTTTTTCTTCTGTTTTAGAGCAAGCTGAGATTACTAACATTAAGCAGGTTAAAACAATTACTAGATAAGACTTTTGCAAAACAATCACCTTTCAAAAGAAGCTCGATAAGATTAGGTCTTATCGAGTCTTCTATTTGTTATTTTAGTTTTGTAGTAATCGTAGAAATTTGTGCATCCTTGATCGCACTTGTTCCTCCGATAATTTCTACTTTATTTACTTTAACGTCATTTGTATAAGCCATCAGGAAGGACTCAACATTATTGTTTCTGCTTTTTCCTACAAGTACTAGTGGAGCACCATTATGAATGGCTAAAGGCGCTGAAACTAAAGCATCAGGGAAGTTTTGGCCTGTTGACAGAAGGACCGTTTCACCTTCTAGGTCGCTTGAGAACTGCCATAATAGTTGTGCCAATGTTTCATATCTATTAACTCCGGATAATCTAGTAATTTTACTTGCACCCGTAATGGAACCTTCCACTTTCGTTGACACCGCTGCAGTTCCTCCGACAATGACAACTTCTTTTCCTGACATATAAGGAATCGCATGCTGCGAAATCGAGCTTTGCTCTGTCAGTAGGATTCCCCAGCCCTTTTTCGCAGCAATCGGCGCAGCTGCAAGAGCATCTGCAAACCCTTGACCAGAAGCTATGAACACACCACTTATATCTCCCAATTCAGCTAGGATGGCTCTATTCGTTACATATCGGTCTTTACCAGAGATTCTTTCTACTTCCAAGCCACTATTACGAAGAGTGATTTCCGCTTGTTCAGGAACCGCACCATGTCCTCCGATGATTACCACTTTATTTGCACGTAAGCGAGTGATTTCTGCGATTACTTCTTCGTTCAATTCTGTGTTTCTAGAAAGTAATATTGGTGCATTTCCATATTTAGAAGCTAGTGGTCCTGCAGATAGGGCATCTGCAAATGTTTTACCTGTTGCTAAAATAACCGTTCTTTCTTTTTTAGCTTCGTCAAAACCATTTGGATAGATTTTTTTAGATGTTTCGATAGCAGTTAAGTATCTATCTGTACCGGAAAGTCTCTCTACATCCACTACCCTACTTACTGGAACTCCGCTAATATTTGTCCAAGCGACTTCATTTGTACCAATAACGATAATCTTAGAACTAGTACTTGCTTTAGCCGTATTTAGGGCATAGTCATAATCAAGATACTTTCCTAAGAGCTTATCCTGACTGTACACTTCATATTTAGGCGTAATATAATTCGACCAGACGATGTATCCCGTCTTGTCTTGAGTAACTCTTGTATCTTTTCGGTTTTTGGCAAAATTGATAGCATCTTGTTCTGTATAGAACTCTTGCAATAAACCATTCAATTTATCGTAAACTTTGAATTTATCACTTGTGTAGATAGTTTGTTGCTTATCCTTATCCCATACTTCCACAAATTTTGTTTGTTTTTTGGCATAGTTCAGCGCATCTTCTTTTTTATCAAAAGTTGCTAGTTTATCACGATCTTTATCATACACTTCATAGATTTTGAAGTAATTAATAACCGCTGTTGCCAATCCTTGAGCAGCATTTTGCTGGAATTGAGAAGTTTTGATTAGCTTCTCTTCGTCCTTGTTCGTCATAAACCCAAGCTCAACAAGTACAGATGGCATTTGCGCATTTCTGATAACGAAAAATGCTTGGTGGTTGTGAATACCTCTGTCAATGTATCCCTTTTCAACCTGTCTAATTTTACCAAGAGTTGAATTATGTACTAATCTAGCAAACTTTCCACTTTCTGCAGCTAGTCCTACCTGTATTGGGTCTGGTGGATATTGCTTTTCCGACTCACTCATCGCACTGTAATCATAGTAATAAGTTTCAAACCCTTTTGCCACTTGAGAGGTTGGATGTGCGTTATGGTGAATCGAAAGAAACAAACTTTCATCATTGTTGCCTTTAACAAAATTATTTGCCACTACCATTCTTTGAATCAAGTCTTCTTTTGAAGTTGCAGCGAAATCTTTATTATTAGATTCACGTGTCATATAAACCTTGATGTCTGTGTTCTTTAGTAATTCTTTTAAACGGATTGCTACATCTAAATTAGCATGTTTCTCACAATAACCAGTTTGGTTACCTGAGAATCCACAAGTACCGGAGAATTTCCCACCATGCCCCGGATCAATAACTAGTACCTTCTCTGCAAAAGAAACAATTGGTGCCATAAAAAATAGGAACACCAGCAAACTACAAATCTTAAAATAATTCACAATTAACACTTAACCTCCCAAGAATGAAAAAATTATCGAATCTTGCTATATTATACCATCGTAATTTACAGAATTGTGTCGTTTTTTACATTTTTTATATTTACATTTCGTAAGGATTAACAAGAATATTGCGACAAATAAAGGTTTTTCTTCATATTCATTAATTAAAATAAACCAAAAGCACTATATTTCAGATTATCCTTCCAACAACGAATAAAGCCGCCAGAGGTTACCCCCAGCGGCTTTATTACAATCAACCTATTACTTTACGATTTTTGCTAAGTGCTCAAACACTGAAGCAGATACAGCATTTTCTCCACCAATAACAGTTAAAGTATCTACTCCCTCAGAAGTTAAGAAACCTTCAACATGGCCAGAAACGCTAGTTCCAACTAGTAAAATACCAGTATGGTGATTTGCAGCAAGTGCCGCACCAGCTAGTGCATCAGCAAACTGCTTGCCTGTTGCAACATAGTAATGGTTTGCATCTAAATCAAAGTGCTTTGCAACATTTACAGCAGTTTCATAACGATCTTTTCCACCAATTCTCTTAGGATTTGGTAGGGATTTCAATACGTTGTCAGAAACAGCAGCTGTTCCACCCACAACAATAGCTTGTTTAGGGCTAAGTGCGATTAATGCTGCATTCGTTTGTTTTGGTAATTCTTTTTGATCCGTTAATAGAATTGGCATGCCGTTTTGTGCTGCGTAAGAAGCAACAGATAAAGCATCTGGGAAGTTCTTGCCATTAACAACAACTACTCCATTCGCTCCATTTGGTGCAACTTCTGTAGCAATTGCTCCAGCAGTAGACCATCTATCAGAACCGGATAAGCGTTTCACTTCAAGACCATGCGCTTTGAAAGTATCTTCCACACCTTTGCTTACAGCTGCAGTTCCACCAAGGATGTAGACTTTCTTCGCACCTAATCTCTCAATCTCAGCTTTTGTAGCATCTGGTAGAGATGCAGTTTTTGTTAATAGTAGTGGTGCATTGTATTTATGAGCCAACGGTACACCAGCAAGTGCATCTGCATAGTTGTCTCCACGTGCAATAACTACTACATCAGACTGTTCCCAACCTTCTTTACTTAATTCTACTGCAGTAGCATAACGATCTGCACCTCTTAAGCGATCAACACGCTCTGCAACTTCATTTCGGTAAACAGTTACTTCTTTCGTTACTGTGTTTCCACCTAGGTCTGTTAAAGTGAAGACAAAGTGGTTGTTTCCTGGTTCTAGACTTAGGGTAGTATCATATTCCACGCTAGCAGGCTCCATGATTTTCACAGGGCTTGTGAAAGGCTGTTCGAATACATGGTTATCATCCACGTGAAGAGAAACATAGTTGAAGTTGTCTTCTAAAAGAGTAGTAGCTGTTACTTCTTCTACATCCATATCAACAAACTTCGGTACATCTACAGTTAAAGTCGGCACTGTTGTGTCAACGAAAACTTTTCTTGAAATTCCGAATTCATTACCAGCGCCGTCAAGAGCAGTGATAAGAACATCGTAATATCCGTCTTCTTCATATGTTACTGTCGTTTCGAATTTGTAGCGGTCTTCTCCCTCTTCATTTACAAGAGTCGTAGCTACTTCATTACCATTTACCATTACCTTTTCTACACGGACATCATCTGTAACATAACCAGACACAGGTACCTCATTTGTTGCATATGCTCCAAATGGTTCTGGATCCATCATGAATATTACAGGTTCTGTAGTATCACCAAAAGTGTACGTATCGAAACCGATATTCATTACTTTGTCTACTGCAATTACATCAATATCATTAATATCAGAAGTAGGTAATGTTACATTTTTAGCACCAGCGTCAAGAACCGTCGCTTTACCATTAACATAAACAACGATTGCGTCGATTCCAACTCCTGCATCAGTAGCATTCCATTCAAGTTCACCAGTTTCTTCATTGAAAGATGTGATTTCCACTGTTGGTGCAGTAGTATCAACTACAACTGGAATCTTTTTAGATTGCCATTTATCTGTTCCATCCACTAGAGCGTTGATTTCATAATAGTATTTACCGTCAGCAACTACATTGCCTTTAACCGTACCATCCCAAGCACGATCAGCATTCAATGAGAAGTATGAGCCATTTCCAGCGTTAAAGAAATTCTTTCTTACATAGTTCGAAGATAAGATTCTACGAACTTGTTTTCCATTTTCATCAAGTACATTGTAATGTACTTCTTTGGCGTTACGCAGGTATGCGTTTAGGAAATTGATGCTATCGTTCCATCCGTCTTGGTTAGGACTTAAACCATAGTAAGCATTTCCTTCTTCATCATTTAAGTGAGTCATCCAGAACTGTGCATCTTCCACACCATCTTCAAAAACTGCATCAGCTGGGAATCCAACGTCATAATACTTATCTTCACCAAATGCCATGAAGCCATCTAATACAGAAGGCTCGCTCCAATCACCATAGAAGCCTAAGAATGGAACAGAAAGATCTGCTTCATATTCATGAGAAAGTGTTACAAAACCTTCTACAAAAATATTTTCGACTAGATCCATACTTGTAGGTGTGCCATCCGCTTTATAACCAGGGACTTTTGCATTTGCTAAGTCAATAGAAACAGTAAATTCTTTCGTTTCACCAGCAGCCAGTGTAAGCTCTTTAGGAGCTGTCACTTTCGCGCCTTCTAAAGCACCAGTTGTTAATGCGTTTAGAGTTGGACCATTATCTTGCTCTAAGAACGAGTCTGTTAAAACCGAAGTATCAACTTTGTATGAAACTTCGTAATCTGCAATATTAGTAGCAGAAAGAGTGAAACTTACTTTAGTGGAATCAAATGCTTTTAATTCTACTTTCCCTTCACCGCTATTCTTTTCCACTACATATGCAGGAGTATCGACTGCTGCAAAAAGTTGCATCATTCCCGCACCTTGACGGCGAGGAGAATAGTCATTACCATACAAATCTTCGATACTGTCAGCAGTGTTCATCATCAAAGCTTTTGCCATTCTAGTACGCTCTTCAGCGTTCAGATCAGTAAATCTCTCATCAGTTTTCAAGTATTGTTGAACTAGTGCAGCTCCACCAGCTACGTGAGGAGCAGCCATGGAAGTACCACTTTTAACTCCATACTTGTCATCATTTAAAGTAGAGTAGATGTTTCCACCAGGAGCTGTTATTTCCGGCTTTAATTCTAAACTTGGAGTAGTTCCCCAAGAAGTAAAGTCTGTCATTCTACCCATCTCAGGGCTTTCTTTTTGGTTCAATTGTTCTACGTTTCCATCAGTATTACCATTTTTAAGAGCTTCTACGATAGCTTGACCGTCCCCATAGCTAAGCTTCATGAACGGAATAGCCCAACCACCTTGATCTTCATAGAAGAGTGAAGCAGGGTTATTGTTATAAACGACAATTCCTGCTGCTCCTGCAGCTGCAGCATTTTGCGTTTTGTCGAAGAAAGTTAATTCTCCACGTGACATTACTACTACTTTACCAGTAACGTCTACACCTTGGTAATCAGCAGGATGACCAAGGCCATCTAATAAAAACAGTTCCACTTCTGCAAGGTCTTCCCAGCTATCAATGCCGTATCCAACCCCTTCAAAGTCTGTTCCATCAATAGTTAAAGAATGTTGATATAAATAAGCTGTGTTACCTGAAGCAGCCACTTGTAAAGTATCTTTGTTAAGACCTGGCGCTCCAACTACTCCGATATCAGGATTTTGGAATAATGGATTATCCCAACCGTATCCGATATGACCGGAGTTACCAGCAGATACAGAAGAAACGATTCCGTTTTCAACTGCACGAGTAATTGCTACATCTTCAGCGCTATCTGCTTCATAGAAGGAAGCAGTAGAACCTAAACTCATATTTAGGACATCTGCACCAAGTTTGATAGAATCATCGATTGCAGCAAGATAAATATCTGACCAAGTAGAAGGATATAAAGGATCATTTGAGAATACTTTCATCCCTAATACTTGCGCTTCAGGTGCTACACCCATGATTTCTCCATTTGCAACTACGGTACCAGCGACGTGCATCCCGTGTTCGGATGGAGCAGGTCCTACATCTTTAATTTCGTAGTTTTGGTCATAGTAGTTATAGCCATAAGGTACTTTTTCAGTATAGAATTTCCCTTTAAGACCTTCAGAGCTTACTAGACCATCTACAAGGTCTTTCGTTAAGTATTCTTCCGTGTCATCACTTAACACGAAATCTTTGTGAGAAGGATCTACTCCGGAGTCAATAACCGAAACGACCATACCTTCTCCTTTGAAATGAGCATCAGCCCAAACTTGCATAGATTGAATATAGTCATGACTAGTAGTCATGTTTGGTTCAAATTCTGGACGATTATACTCATTTGCTAAGTATACGTTTGCTACGCCATTTAAAGCTTCGATTTTCTTAATGTCACCAAACATCACTTCACCACTGAAACCATTGAAGGCTGTAGTAAATTGGTGCTTGTACTCCATAGATACACCTTTAGAAGAAATAGCAGATTTAACAGTAGCCTGCTGATTTTCGACTGCATCTACTAATGATTTTTTAGTAGATTCTTCAAGGTCTTTATAAAGAACATTTTGCTTTGTTGCATATTGAATTGGCGCTTCTCCATCCAATTCAACAATTACACGGACTTTATCCGTTGCTGAGAATGAAGCTTTCGCTACTTCTGCAGTTTCCTCAAACTTTTGTCTTTCATCAAGCATTTCTCTTACTTCTTTTAGATCAATCCCATTAGGTGTTTTCGTTACCGATGTAGCACCAACAGCAAACTGCAGGTTGGAGAACACTAGTAAGAAAGCCACAAAACCTAGAAAGCACTTACGAAGTTGCACTAACAAAAACCTCCCCCGAATATTGTTGAAAAATGAAACGATACGTAAAAAGATAGTCCTCCTTTCTTCCTACATAAGATTTCAAATTACAGTATAATTTTACAGAGGGATTACTTTTTAGTCAATTGTTTATCTTTTAAATATTTAGAATATTATTTGTTGCATAGAAAAAGGAGCCTCTAATTAAAGAATGACTCCTTCATAAAACTATTTTACTATATTTGCATTTATTGAATTTTTTCCGCCATAGATGTAATAATGCTCAACCTTCGCTTCTTTTAAATATCCTGTAAGTTCATTAATCATCGTATGCCCATTTACTAATACTATTGGCATATTGTTCTTGGATGCAAAGTTACTTCCGCTCAATGCATCCGGGAACATTTTGCCGCTTGCTATTCCTACCGCTACACTTTCTGGATAGAACTTTTTGGCTACTTCAACTGAAGTCATGTATCTATTAGTACCTGACACTCTAGAAACATTCTTGACACCGGCAGCTTTCAACTTTTTCACCGCATCTTCTGTAACCGCAGACTTTCCACCTACTACAGTGACCTTTTTCACTTTGTGTTGTTTTACGTATTCCTCCAATTCTTTTGTCAAAGTAATCTTGGAGGTATTAAGCAATACAGGTGTCGTAGTATTTGATGCGTATGTGGCGATACTTAAAGCGTCAGCAAAGTCTAAACCTGATACTACTATAATTTCATCTGGATTTTTCTTCACTTTTTTTGCTATTTCAATAGAAGTTTTTGTTCTGTTTTCACCAGAGATTCTATCTACTTTAAAGGATTTTTCAAAGCTTTTTTCCACATTGGAAGAAATTGCATTTGTTCCTCCAAGGATAATTACCTTTCCATCTTTCTTCAAAAGGCGCTTCGTTTCATCTATTGCACTTTGTAGAACTTTGTCGCTATCGTTAACTAGCAAAGTAGTTCCGTTCATAACTTGATTCAATACGACCGCAGCCAATGCATCTGGATAATTCTTTCCATTCGCAAGAAGAACGACATCCAAGGAGTGGTCTGGAATTCTATTAGAAAACGCTAAGGAGGTATCATATCTGTCAGGACCAGAAATCCTTTCTTTATGCCCTTCTCCTGGTATCATTTTCGTCTTAACCCTCAATTGATAAGGCTTTAAACTAGGGTTTCCATCTGAACTTGAAACAGCTAGATAATATGGTCCTGAATCTTGAACGACAGTCATTAAAATTTCTGTATCACCTTGTCTATAAACACTTGATTCTTTTACCAAAGTCCCTTTTTTGTCGTACAATTTAATACTAGCATCAATGTCAGAAAAGTTAAGGTAGCCAGTTGACTCCCATTCGAACTCCCCGGCTTGCTGTAATGCAACAAGTTGTTCTTTTGATGTGTTATACATTATTCTTGTCAGGTTCTACCCCTATATGATGAGCTTCTACATTTCCCAAGCTCACTTCTTCCTCTTACCAGCAATGTTCTACCTTTATTAATTTCCGCTACTTTTTACAGACAAAAAAAGAACGCAACTTTAGTCACGTCCACCTAACCAACACCTACACTCTCACATATTTCTTATTAGCATGCATAACCACTGCAACGATGGACCAGAACAATACAAATAAGCCACTATAAAAGATATGCGGATACGCCACACTTCCCTCTAAAAACTCAAACAATAATGAAGCAAGAGATCCTTCTCTTCCATACAGATTAATAACAATCTTTCCGAATAACAGGAATACAAGCATCTTCCCAAAATAAATTAAAAAGCTGTTTCGTCCGAATGCCTCTAAGTACCAAAGAGGGATTCCTGTAAGCTTCCCTTGCTTCCTTTCTCTTGTATCAATAAGGTAAAAAAGGATCGCCAGAAGTAGCAAGGTTAATCCGCTTGCTAGCATTGCAAAAGAAGGTGTCCATAACCGCTTATTTAATTCTATAAAGTTATTAAAAATAAATGCTAATGATATGAGCCCTATAGAGATGCTAAAAACTCGTCGAAGAATCTGTTTTCTACTATTTAACACCAGCCCCACCGCAAAACCAAAAGCAACATTAGACAAGGCACTAAATATAGACAAAATTCCCTCAGGATCAAATCCTTTCTCTCCTTGTGCATACATGTGATTTTCACCGAACACTATCGCATCTACCACTCCTGAAGGATTACAATCTCGCTGAGGCACACCACCTTCACAACCTCCGCTACCTAACACAAGAACTGCTAAATAAGCACTTGCTATAAGCAACCCTATGGCCAGCATACTCTTCCAGCCTTTAGCCAAATAAGACAGGATAACAACCCCAAGTCCAGTGAGCGCAAACAATTGCAAAACACCGGTATACCTTAACGTAGCAAAATCTAGGCTCCAAGAAGATATTAAGTTAAATAGAAGTCCATATAGAACCAGTAAAAAAGTTCTCCTAAGAAGGTCTTTCCATTTCACGCCTTTCCGGTAAACAATAGCCAAGCCAATTCCGTACACTGTCAAAAAGGCCGGAAATACAAGGTCTGTTATCGTCAACCCGTACCAATATGCATGGCGGAGATAATCATAATCCCCTCCTCCAGGCAACGCACTGACAAATACAGATAGGAGGACGACAATCCCCCTTGTAATATCTATGGATCTATATCTTTTTTTCACGCTAGAATTATTGGCTGCCATAATATTTGTGCCTACACTTTCATCTATAAAGTTTGATAAAATGATTGTAGCATACTTGTCGAACAGGAAAGGACCACTGATGAAAAAATTAATACTTCTATTAACAATAATATTAGCAGGCTGCTCTGCCACCAAGAATGATCAGCTTGAAGTATTCTATTCCCCCCATCCAGATGATGAGGTTCTTAGCTTAGGACCGGCTATCATTCATGCCTTATCTGCAAGTAAAGAAGTCCATGTTGTATTATTGTCAAAAGGGAAAGCAAGCAAAGCCATCAATACCGTTAATGAGCGATTAGAATCGGAAGGCCACCCTCTCATCTCAGTCGATGAGTTTGGGGATGCAAGAGCAGCAGAATTTAAGACGGCAGTTAGTGCTCTTGGTGTGAAAGCATCCAACGTGACAATCCTTGATCTGCCAGACGGAAAACTAAACAAAGATGACATATCAGAAATCATTCTCCAAAAAGAAAACCTTAATGCTAAAGTCATACACCACGTTATGAGTGATAAAGACCCTCACTCTGATCATTCTGTGACAGGACAAGCACTCCATGACTTAATAGATGCAGAAATAGTGCATAATGGAAAATTCTATTTTCCTGTCCAAGAACACGGAAATTTCCCTTTTGATAACAAAATAAAACTTATAAACAAAGATCAAAAATCCCGCATGAAAGATGCATTAGAAGCTTATGAAAAATGGGATCCTGCTTCCGGCAGTTATTCCATAGGCAAAATTTCTGTCCCAGATTACTTTATTTCAGCAAAAAACAATATGGAAAGCCGGTACCATTACAAACCATAAAAAAAACAGGATGGAAAACAATTGTTTTCCATCCTGTTTTTTTCAATGATAACGTTTAGCGCCAAGATATCTTGGGTAAAAGTAACTATTGGACATTTCATCAATTGTCACACCAATATTAGATCCAGCTGATTTGGCATGGATGAATTTGTTATCCCCGATATAAATGCCCGCATGGGAAGCTCCATTGTAGCTTGGGTCTGTTTTGAAAAATACAATGTCTCCAACCTCTAGCTTGGAAACCGATTTACCACCAGCATATAGGTCCCGTGTAGTTCTAGGTGTACTAATTCCATGTTTCTCAAACACGAATTTAATATAGCCACTGCAATCAAAGCCAGATGGTGTAGTGCCTCCATATTGATAAGGAGTACCTAAGTACTGTTTAGCAGTGTTCACAAGGGCATCCGTGTTGAAACCAAGAACACTTTCCACATTCGAAGAAACCGCACTTGTCCCACCAATAATGGAAGCTTGAGAAGAGCTTACAGAATTTAAAACAGTCTGAACAGGTGAAGGAACCTTGTCCTTTTGAACCAATACAAGGGATGAATTTTTCTTTGCAGCTAAGACAGAACCTGTTAATGCATCTGCATAACTTTGACCTGTTGCCACATATACATTTTCCCCAAACTTAAC
Proteins encoded in this region:
- a CDS encoding cell wall-binding repeat-containing protein; this translates as MQLRKCFLGFVAFLLVFSNLQFAVGATSVTKTPNGIDLKEVREMLDERQKFEETAEVAKASFSATDKVRVIVELDGEAPIQYATKQNVLYKDLEESTKKSLVDAVENQQATVKSAISSKGVSMEYKHQFTTAFNGFSGEVMFGDIKKIEALNGVANVYLANEYNRPEFEPNMTTSHDYIQSMQVWADAHFKGEGMVVSVIDSGVDPSHKDFVLSDDTEEYLTKDLVDGLVSSEGLKGKFYTEKVPYGYNYYDQNYEIKDVGPAPSEHGMHVAGTVVANGEIMGVAPEAQVLGMKVFSNDPLYPSTWSDIYLAAIDDSIKLGADVLNMSLGSTASFYEADSAEDVAITRAVENGIVSSVSAGNSGHIGYGWDNPLFQNPDIGVVGAPGLNKDTLQVAASGNTAYLYQHSLTIDGTDFEGVGYGIDSWEDLAEVELFLLDGLGHPADYQGVDVTGKVVVMSRGELTFFDKTQNAAAAGAAGIVVYNNNPASLFYEDQGGWAIPFMKLSYGDGQAIVEALKNGNTDGNVEQLNQKESPEMGRMTDFTSWGTTPSLELKPEITAPGGNIYSTLNDDKYGVKSGTSMAAPHVAGGAALVQQYLKTDERFTDLNAEERTRMAKALMMNTADSIEDLYGNDYSPRRQGAGMMQLFAAVDTPAYVVEKNSGEGKVELKAFDSTKVSFTLSATNIADYEVSYKVDTSVLTDSFLEQDNGPTLNALTTGALEGAKVTAPKELTLAAGETKEFTVSIDLANAKVPGYKADGTPTSMDLVENIFVEGFVTLSHEYEADLSVPFLGFYGDWSEPSVLDGFMAFGEDKYYDVGFPADAVFEDGVEDAQFWMTHLNDEEGNAYYGLSPNQDGWNDSINFLNAYLRNAKEVHYNVLDENGKQVRRILSSNYVRKNFFNAGNGSYFSLNADRAWDGTVKGNVVADGKYYYEINALVDGTDKWQSKKIPVVVDTTAPTVEITSFNEETGELEWNATDAGVGIDAIVVYVNGKATVLDAGAKNVTLPTSDINDIDVIAVDKVMNIGFDTYTFGDTTEPVIFMMDPEPFGAYATNEVPVSGYVTDDVRVEKVMVNGNEVATTLVNEEGEDRYKFETTVTYEEDGYYDVLITALDGAGNEFGISRKVFVDTTVPTLTVDVPKFVDMDVEEVTATTLLEDNFNYVSLHVDDNHVFEQPFTSPVKIMEPASVEYDTTLSLEPGNNHFVFTLTDLGGNTVTKEVTVYRNEVAERVDRLRGADRYATAVELSKEGWEQSDVVVIARGDNYADALAGVPLAHKYNAPLLLTKTASLPDATKAEIERLGAKKVYILGGTAAVSKGVEDTFKAHGLEVKRLSGSDRWSTAGAIATEVAPNGANGVVVVNGKNFPDALSVASYAAQNGMPILLTDQKELPKQTNAALIALSPKQAIVVGGTAAVSDNVLKSLPNPKRIGGKDRYETAVNVAKHFDLDANHYYVATGKQFADALAGAALAANHHTGILLVGTSVSGHVEGFLTSEGVDTLTVIGGENAVSASVFEHLAKIVK
- a CDS encoding cell wall-binding repeat-containing protein, which encodes MYNTSKEQLVALQQAGEFEWESTGYLNFSDIDASIKLYDKKGTLVKESSVYRQGDTEILMTVVQDSGPYYLAVSSSDGNPSLKPYQLRVKTKMIPGEGHKERISGPDRYDTSLAFSNRIPDHSLDVVLLANGKNYPDALAAVVLNQVMNGTTLLVNDSDKVLQSAIDETKRLLKKDGKVIILGGTNAISSNVEKSFEKSFKVDRISGENRTKTSIEIAKKVKKNPDEIIVVSGLDFADALSIATYASNTTTPVLLNTSKITLTKELEEYVKQHKVKKVTVVGGKSAVTEDAVKKLKAAGVKNVSRVSGTNRYMTSVEVAKKFYPESVAVGIASGKMFPDALSGSNFASKNNMPIVLVNGHTMINELTGYLKEAKVEHYYIYGGKNSINANIVK
- a CDS encoding cell wall-binding repeat-containing protein, producing the protein MNYFKICSLLVFLFFMAPIVSFAEKVLVIDPGHGGKFSGTCGFSGNQTGYCEKHANLDVAIRLKELLKNTDIKVYMTRESNNKDFAATSKEDLIQRMVVANNFVKGNNDESLFLSIHHNAHPTSQVAKGFETYYYDYSAMSESEKQYPPDPIQVGLAAESGKFARLVHNSTLGKIRQVEKGYIDRGIHNHQAFFVIRNAQMPSVLVELGFMTNKDEEKLIKTSQFQQNAAQGLATAVINYFKIYEVYDKDRDKLATFDKKEDALNYAKKQTKFVEVWDKDKQQTIYTSDKFKVYDKLNGLLQEFYTEQDAINFAKNRKDTRVTQDKTGYIVWSNYITPKYEVYSQDKLLGKYLDYDYALNTAKASTSSKIIVIGTNEVAWTNISGVPVSRVVDVERLSGTDRYLTAIETSKKIYPNGFDEAKKERTVILATGKTFADALSAGPLASKYGNAPILLSRNTELNEEVIAEITRLRANKVVIIGGHGAVPEQAEITLRNSGLEVERISGKDRYVTNRAILAELGDISGVFIASGQGFADALAAAPIAAKKGWGILLTEQSSISQHAIPYMSGKEVVIVGGTAAVSTKVEGSITGASKITRLSGVNRYETLAQLLWQFSSDLEGETVLLSTGQNFPDALVSAPLAIHNGAPLVLVGKSRNNNVESFLMAYTNDVKVNKVEIIGGTSAIKDAQISTITTKLK